The following DNA comes from Microcella sp..
CGTGGTGCTCGTCGAGTTCACGACCGGGCCGCAGAGACCGGCTCAGGCCGGCATGCCTGGGCCACGGTTCTGTAGCCTGTAACTGTAGCCTGTAACTGTAGCCGCATTAAGTGTACCGTTGATTCATGCCGCCTCGTTGGGAGACGTCAAGCGACAAGCACGGTGTTGCGCGTCACGACCAGATTCACGCAATCTTGCATGCGACCTACGTTGCTGACTTGGGGCCGAACGACGACGGCGGCGAGATCCGTTTGTACATCGGGCCCGAGCATGCACAAACCGACCGCGAACTAGAAATTTTGGTCAACCAGTTCACCGACGGCCGCGAGGCCTCCATATTCCATGCAATGCAACTCGGCCCGAAGTTCCGCCGTTACCGAGAGGAGAACCCCCATGGTTGACACCAACTACGACGAACTCGCCGCTCGTCTCACCGACCCCGCGACGCCACTCCCGGCACCGAGCTCGGTTCTGACGGGCGACGCGGCGGCTGCGGAAGGCCGAGCATTTTTGCTGCGAGAGTATGGCAGCGAGGAAGCCCTGCAGCGGGCGCTGCGACCGGGTCGGCGCCGCGTGGGCGCACCCAGTGGAGAATCCCCCACCGTGCGAGCCAGAATCTCCGACGAAGACTTCGCGGCCTTCAAGCTCTTAGAGCAACGCACCGGCAAGAAGCAAAGCGAACTCGTGCGCGAAGCCGTGCACCTGCTGCTGGCGGAACACAAGATCGGCGCCTGACGGCGCTCCCGCACTCTCAGGGTCGATGGTGCCCAAGAACTAGCGGGCACCACCGTCATCGAATCCGCCGAGTTCGTCGAGCTCAGCGCGCGATAAGCCGGTGATCTCAGACACCATCTCTGGCAGGGTTCCGTCGAGGCGCGCAAGGGACGCACGCACGGCGGCAGCGAGTTCGGCTCGGTGGTTCTCGACATACTCGCGAACCGAGATGTCGACCAGGTCTTTCTTCGTGCGGCCGAAGTAGTGCGAGGCCTCGTTCAGAATTCGATCGGTTTCTGGCGAGACCTTGAGCGGCGCGGTGGCCATGGTGAGACTCCTCGGTATCGTGGTACCCAAGTACCGTAGCTCACTAGGCTTCGCGGCAACAGAGAGTCTTGCCCTTACCCAGAGGTGCCCAACGTGCTCGGCCATGCTGGTGAATGTCGACATCGCCTCGATATCTCGACATGATGGTGCAATGCCCTCAGAGCCAATTCGGCACGAACCAGGGCCCCGCGACTGGACACCCGTTGGCTGGGATAGCGATCCCGTCGAGCTTCCACGCAATCGAGCGCGACCGCCGAGCAGAGGCAAGACCGCAGGCCCGATGACTGCGACAATTCTCGGAGTCGCAGCCGTTGCCGTTGGTGCATTCGCTACGCCAAACGCTGATGGATCAAGCACTGTCGTTCTGTCGACCATCGGCTTGCTCGCGATCATCGTCGGAGTCGCGACGTGGCCCCGAGGTGCTCATCGAACCGGGTGGCGGCGTGTGCTCTCGACCATGGGCATCGCGCTGGGCGCTCTCGCGCTCGTGTCTACGTTTTTCACCGTGGCGAACACGACGTGGCATACGTCCTTTCCGACGTTGCACGACGCGACTCGCGCCGCCCTGCAAGAACAACCTGCAGACGAGAGCACATCGCCCGTTCTTCTCGGCCCCCTAGCTGACGCGGACATAAGGATCGCGTCAGTCGAAGAGGAGCGGGTGTACCTCACCGAGGTGTTGACCAGGGCAAGTGCACTCATCGGCCCTATCGCTAGCGGCGACGCATTGCCCGCCTTGGCGACAAGCACGGCCAGCTACCCGCACACCACCGCCGATGGTCTCGTCGCTATCGGGTCGATTAGCCACTTCGACGCTGGCTACTCCGCTGGCCCAGCTGGCGGCTACCTGCTGACCTTGACAGGCAAGGTGTTTGGCACAGTTGCGCAGTTCGACTCGTTCACCGGAACGATCACGCTCAGATAGACCACGGTGCTCCTCCCCAGTCGAAGCGACATGAACCCAATAGAGGGGGCGCACCCCGGCTGAGTTCGAGACTCACTCGGTGTGGCACGGTATCGCCACACGAGCCACAAGGCGGTACCATTAGTGACACCACAACGAAAGATCGATCGCGTCGTGCAGCGGATGCGCACCTCGCCCGCCGCAGTGAAGTTTCGCGACCTCGAAACGGTGTGCCAGCACTACTTCGGGCCGCCGCGGCTGTCGTCCGGTAGCCACCGCATCTTTGCAACCCCGTGGCCGGGAGACCCTCGCGTCAACATCCAGAACGACCACGGGGCCGCAAAGTCGTACCAAGTTCGTCAGGTGCTCGCCGCGATCGATCAGCTGGTCGCAGCCAGGCAAGAAGACACGACGGAGGACAACGATGCGTGACGATCACTACAC
Coding sequences within:
- a CDS encoding ribbon-helix-helix domain-containing protein, whose product is MVDTNYDELAARLTDPATPLPAPSSVLTGDAAAAEGRAFLLREYGSEEALQRALRPGRRRVGAPSGESPTVRARISDEDFAAFKLLEQRTGKKQSELVREAVHLLLAEHKIGA
- a CDS encoding toxin HicA; this encodes MTPQRKIDRVVQRMRTSPAAVKFRDLETVCQHYFGPPRLSSGSHRIFATPWPGDPRVNIQNDHGAAKSYQVRQVLAAIDQLVAARQEDTTEDNDA